The Solanum dulcamara chromosome 6, daSolDulc1.2, whole genome shotgun sequence genome contains the following window.
GATGCCTGAAGAGACTTTTTTGTACCATACTAGCAATTATATTCTATCTACACTTGAATGAGAAGCTCAAGAAGTGTCTTACACGTAAAAATTTTACATGTGGATAAAACTCGGCTGCAGACTCCTCTAGAACTTTGTCAAGATGTTTGCTGTAGTTACTCCTACAGCAGCCAAAAATTATATGATCCAGAGATTAATGCGATAAAACTACAAAAGAcataagagagagaaagagaaactATAAACTCATATTACTTGATCGTAAATGCAACGACTACCGGGGAGCCTTGATGAAGAAGTTGGACAAATTCACGTTCCGAGGTAAAGTGAATAACCCTGGATGGCCCAAGATCCTTAGGATAGCCAGTATAATACCTTCAAATACCAAAGAAAAAGTTAACCAGGCGTATTAACATTCAATTAATATAAAGAAAGACAGTGGCAGAGCCTGAATTTCATAAAGGGGATTCAAAAGTGTCATGCATGGGATTTGAATCTGTGACCTAAagcaatttttaaattttacaagaaTTTTCCCTGATGTCAAGGAAATTTAACAGTCTATATAACCCAAAAAGAAAACTAGGTTTTACCCTATTTGCAAAGATAATTTTTCAGGGAAGGGGATTCAATTGAATCCTCTTTCTCCGAGATAGCTCTGGCCCTGAAGCAAAAGCAGCACACAATAGCTAAGCAATCGCTCTCTATGCAATGCTAACACCTAGTGAGCATGTCACGGTAGCAAAGCTAGCAACTTTACGCAGAAGAAATATTGTTTAACAAAGATCAACCGAGACAGAAATGAAAATAAACTAGCGCTTCCCAAGCTCTCTCTACTAGAGTGCGGGCACTTACTAAAATTTTGACATACACAGAGACAAAAAAGAACGTACTTGCAGGAGGAACGAAGGTTGACAAGGAACTTGCTAAAGAATGATTGCTCCTCCATAACAAGTAATCAAAATGCAGATTTAGTCTCcgtatttttctatttattccTTTAACAATATCCAAATCCTGTTagaagaaaacatcaatatctcTCAATTtcataatgaagaaaaaaataacaagtGGATAACTGAAATTCATCGAGCAAACAAAATATTTGAGATGCAGGATCGGAACTTTACAGAAGACAAAACAccaaatagaagaaaattcaagaaGGAATTCACAAGATAAGGAAAACAAAAACATATATGAATGTagaatttatcttttttttcaaGATGAATTGGAGAGTAACCATAATAAGCAATCAATTGAATATCAAAATTTGGAAACTTTTTCAAATTGTATTTAGATATAAAGTTCAAGCTCATAGTTAGTGGTCAAGATACTGACGGTGCGTTTGGTTGTCAGCGGCGGAAAAGAAGGTTGTGATGGTGGCTGTGGCCTGTGAGGTGGACCGGCCAGAGAAGTGATGGTGGTCTAAAGAGGAGACTAGCAGAGGTACTTGTGTCATTTAGcttaatcaatatgcataagcAAACTTGTGAATTAAAATGGTAGAATGGTTagtaattttgaaaatttgtgcATATTCACAAGCAGTGGAATCAAAAGTGCACGTTCAACTAATTGATGGTTAAATGTGTTTAATCAGATATCACAAGTAGAAAATTAGAATTTATCAATAATCAAACAACCACACGTGCTATTAACCCAAAAGAAAAACTTCTTTTAAAATGAACAGAATGGAACAAAAGTTGTAATATTTTTTCTGTTTGTTTCAAGAACAGTATTTAACAAGCAATTAATCAAAATTGGTCCAATTATGGAAATATGCAATAAAGAATATCACCAGTGAATCAAACCCACACACCAAAAAATACTTATATGTATCTCCCATTGTCGCTTGTTAATTAATTTTCCTCTCAGACAATTCGTCGACCAGGTTACGTGCATAATTTTTTGCTTAGTTTTTTGTAGTCTTCAGGCAATTGAATTACCCTCCTATCCTACCATGGGTATTATTGTTCAATCATAATTACATCTCAACAAGactagaaagaaagaaagaaagaaagaaagaaaaatctgCAAACAagagaaattgagagagaagagagaaactTACCTGATGACCTGCTGGGAGGGAGAAGAAGTGGGAAATAACAAGAGGGATGTAGACACGCTGAAAATTCTATTTACCAAAACCAATTTAtaagaataaatattttttttttctaactcTCAGTAGTAACCTTCTCTCAAACTCTATTCATGTTATAAAGTTGTAGTTATGAATTACGACTTAGGCTAAAACATTACTGACAATAACAAAATTCAGACATTGAACAATCGAACttgtaaatttaaaatatttccaaATGATTTACAATTTGTGTTTTATATAAAATGTTATTAACGGTTACATCATAGTATCTTCAACTACACACATTGATTAATTCGGAAAAAAATGTGTATTAACTCCTATACAGAAATTACAAGGGTGCTTTT
Protein-coding sequences here:
- the LOC129891298 gene encoding uncharacterized protein LOC129891298 codes for the protein MEEQSFFSKFLVNLRSSCKYYTGYPKDLGPSRVIHFTSEREFVQLLHQGSPVVVAFTIKSNYSKHLDKVLEESAAEFYPHVKFLRVECPKYPGFCITRQKKEYPFVEIFHSPEQAAAQGRVADPNITKYSVKVLPFNYDLSAYGFREFFKRHGVRSSDSN